From the genome of Chionomys nivalis chromosome 19, mChiNiv1.1, whole genome shotgun sequence, one region includes:
- the LOC130862119 gene encoding keratin-associated protein 10-4-like isoform X4 gives MAASTMSVCSDACTNSSWQVDDCPESCCEPSCSPCLTLICTPVSCGSSPCCQSACSSCCTPSCCQQSSCQPSCCQSSCCVPVCCKPVCCVPICCEADSSSCCQSSCEPSCCTSSPCQQSCCEPMCCEPLCCEPVCCTPICCTPICSGSSSCCQQSSCQPSCCQSSCCVPVCCKPVCCTPICSGSSSCCQQSSCQPSCCQPSCCVPVCCKPVCCKPCSSVSLLCRPVCRPACCVPSSSCCASSCQPSCCKPCSSMSLICRPVCSRQACCGLSSGQKSSC, from the exons ATGGCCGCCTCCACCATGTCCGTCTGCTCCGACGCTTGCACCAACTCCTCCTGGCAGGTGGACGACTGCCCAGAGAGCTGCTGTGAGCCTAGCTGCT CCCCCTGCTTGACCCTCATCTGCACCCCAGTGAGCTGTGGGTCCAGCCCCTGCTGCCAATCTGCCTGCAGCAGCTGCTGCACACCCTCATGCTGCCAGCAATCTAGCTGCCAGCCCTCATGCTGCCAATcttcctgctgtgtgcctgtctgcTGCAAGCCTGTCTGTTGTGTGCCAATCTGCTGTGAAGCTGATTCTTCTTCATGCTGCCAGTCTAGCTGTGAACCCTCTTGCTGTACCTCCTCTCCCTGCCAGCAGTCCTGCTGTGAGCCCATGTGCTGCGAGCCTTTGTGTTGTGAACCCGTCTGTTGTACACCCATCTGCTGTACCCCCATCTGTTCTGGATCCTCCTCTTGCTGCCAGCAGTCTAGCTGCCAGCCCTCATGCTGTCAATcctcctgctgtgtgcctgtctgcTGCAAGCCCGTCTGCTGCACACCCATCTGCTCTGGATCCTCCTCATGCTGCCAGCAGTCTAGCTGCCAGCCCTCATGCTGCCAGCCatcctgctgtgtgcctgtctgctgcaagcctgtctgctgcaagccctgctccaGCGTGTCCCTGCTCTGCCGCCCTGTGTGCAGACCTGCCTGCTGTGtgcccagctcctcctgctgtgcctcctcctgccagcccagctgctgcaagccctgctccaGCATGTCCCTGATCTGCCGCCCTGTCTGCTCCCGCCAAGCATGTTGTGGCCTCTCCTCGGGCCAGAAGTCCAGCTGCTGA
- the LOC130862119 gene encoding keratin-associated protein 10-2-like isoform X6, whose protein sequence is MAASTMSVCSDACTNSSWQVDDCPESCCEPSCCAPSCCQTSCCAPSCCQPSCCQSSCCAPAPCLTLICTPVSCGSSPCCQSACSSCCTPSCCQQSSCQPSCCQSSCCPMCCEPLCCEPVCCTPICCTPICSGSSSCCQQSSCQPSCCQSSCCVPVCCKPVCCTPICSGSSSCCQQSSCQPSCCQPSCCVPVCCKPVCCKPCSSVSLLCRPVCRPACCVPSSSCCASSCQPSCCKPCSSMSLICRPVCSRQACCGLSSGQKSSC, encoded by the exons ATGGCCGCCTCCACCATGTCCGTCTGCTCCGACGCTTGCACCAACTCCTCCTGGCAGGTGGACGACTGCCCAGAGAGCTGCTGTGAGCCTAGCTGCTGTGCCCCCAGCTGCTGCCAGACCAGCTGCTGTGCCCCCAGCTGCTGCCAG CCCAGCTGCTGCCAGTCCAGCTGCTGTGCCCCAGCCCCCTGCTTGACCCTCATCTGCACCCCAGTGAGCTGTGGGTCCAGCCCCTGCTGCCAATCTGCCTGCAGCAGCTGCTGCACACCCTCATGCTGCCAGCAATCTAGCTGCCAGCCCTCATGCTGCCAATcttcctgctgt CCCATGTGCTGCGAGCCTTTGTGTTGTGAACCCGTCTGTTGTACACCCATCTGCTGTACCCCCATCTGTTCTGGATCCTCCTCTTGCTGCCAGCAGTCTAGCTGCCAGCCCTCATGCTGTCAATcctcctgctgtgtgcctgtctgcTGCAAGCCCGTCTGCTGCACACCCATCTGCTCTGGATCCTCCTCATGCTGCCAGCAGTCTAGCTGCCAGCCCTCATGCTGCCAGCCatcctgctgtgtgcctgtctgctgcaagcctgtctgctgcaagccctgctccaGCGTGTCCCTGCTCTGCCGCCCTGTGTGCAGACCTGCCTGCTGTGtgcccagctcctcctgctgtgcctcctcctgccagcccagctgctgcaagccctgctccaGCATGTCCCTGATCTGCCGCCCTGTCTGCTCCCGCCAAGCATGTTGTGGCCTCTCCTCGGGCCAGAAGTCCAGCTGCTGA
- the LOC130862119 gene encoding keratin-associated protein 10-2-like isoform X10, which produces MAASTMSVCSDACTNSSWQVDDCPESCCEPSCCAPSCCAPAPCLTLICTPVSCGSSPCCQSACSSCCTPSCCQQSSCQPSCCQSSCCVPVCCKPVCCVPICCEADSSSCCQSSCEPSCCTSSPCQQSCCEPMCCEPLCCEPVCCTPICCTPICSGSSSCCQQSSCQPSCCQSSCCVPVCCKPVCCTPICSGSSSCCQQSSCQPSCCQPSCCRPCSSMSLICRPVCSRQACCGLSSGQKSSC; this is translated from the exons ATGGCCGCCTCCACCATGTCCGTCTGCTCCGACGCTTGCACCAACTCCTCCTGGCAGGTGGACGACTGCCCAGAGAGCTGCTGTGAGCCTAGCTGCTGTGCCC CCAGCTGCTGTGCCCCAGCCCCCTGCTTGACCCTCATCTGCACCCCAGTGAGCTGTGGGTCCAGCCCCTGCTGCCAATCTGCCTGCAGCAGCTGCTGCACACCCTCATGCTGCCAGCAATCTAGCTGCCAGCCCTCATGCTGCCAATcttcctgctgtgtgcctgtctgcTGCAAGCCTGTCTGTTGTGTGCCAATCTGCTGTGAAGCTGATTCTTCTTCATGCTGCCAGTCTAGCTGTGAACCCTCTTGCTGTACCTCCTCTCCCTGCCAGCAGTCCTGCTGTGAGCCCATGTGCTGCGAGCCTTTGTGTTGTGAACCCGTCTGTTGTACACCCATCTGCTGTACCCCCATCTGTTCTGGATCCTCCTCTTGCTGCCAGCAGTCTAGCTGCCAGCCCTCATGCTGTCAATcctcctgctgtgtgcctgtctgcTGCAAGCCCGTCTGCTGCACACCCATCTGCTCTGGATCCTCCTCATGCTGCCAGCAGTCTAGCTGCCAGCCCTCATGCTGCCAGCCatcctgctgt CGT ccctgctccaGCATGTCCCTGATCTGCCGCCCTGTCTGCTCCCGCCAAGCATGTTGTGGCCTCTCCTCGGGCCAGAAGTCCAGCTGCTGA
- the LOC130862119 gene encoding keratin-associated protein 10-9-like isoform X2 has protein sequence MAASTMSVCSDACTNSSWQVDDCPESCCEPSCCASSCCAPAPCLTLICTPVSCGSSPCCQSACSSCCTPSCCQQSSCQPSCCQSSCCVPVCCKPVCCVPICCEADSSSCCQSSCEPSCCTSSPCQQSCCEPMCCEPLCCEPVCCTPICCTPICSGSSSCCQQSSCQPSCCQSSCCVPVCCKPVCCTPICSGSSSCCQQSSCQPSCCQPSCCVPVCCKPVCCKPCSSVSLLCRPVCRPACCVPSSSCCASSCQPSCCKPCSSMSLICRPVCSRQACCGLSSGQKSSC, from the exons ATGGCCGCCTCCACCATGTCCGTCTGCTCCGACGCTTGCACCAACTCCTCCTGGCAGGTGGACGACTGCCCAGAGAGCTGCTGTGAGCCTAGCTGCTGTGC GTCCAGCTGCTGTGCCCCAGCCCCCTGCTTGACCCTCATCTGCACCCCAGTGAGCTGTGGGTCCAGCCCCTGCTGCCAATCTGCCTGCAGCAGCTGCTGCACACCCTCATGCTGCCAGCAATCTAGCTGCCAGCCCTCATGCTGCCAATcttcctgctgtgtgcctgtctgcTGCAAGCCTGTCTGTTGTGTGCCAATCTGCTGTGAAGCTGATTCTTCTTCATGCTGCCAGTCTAGCTGTGAACCCTCTTGCTGTACCTCCTCTCCCTGCCAGCAGTCCTGCTGTGAGCCCATGTGCTGCGAGCCTTTGTGTTGTGAACCCGTCTGTTGTACACCCATCTGCTGTACCCCCATCTGTTCTGGATCCTCCTCTTGCTGCCAGCAGTCTAGCTGCCAGCCCTCATGCTGTCAATcctcctgctgtgtgcctgtctgcTGCAAGCCCGTCTGCTGCACACCCATCTGCTCTGGATCCTCCTCATGCTGCCAGCAGTCTAGCTGCCAGCCCTCATGCTGCCAGCCatcctgctgtgtgcctgtctgctgcaagcctgtctgctgcaagccctgctccaGCGTGTCCCTGCTCTGCCGCCCTGTGTGCAGACCTGCCTGCTGTGtgcccagctcctcctgctgtgcctcctcctgccagcccagctgctgcaagccctgctccaGCATGTCCCTGATCTGCCGCCCTGTCTGCTCCCGCCAAGCATGTTGTGGCCTCTCCTCGGGCCAGAAGTCCAGCTGCTGA
- the LOC130862119 gene encoding keratin-associated protein 10-2-like isoform X7 — translation MAASTMSVCSDACTNSSWQVDDCPESCCEPSCCAPSCCQTSCCAPSCCQTSCCVPTPCLTLICTPVSCGSSPCCQSACSSCCTPSCCQQSSCQPSCCQSSCCSCCEPMCCEPLCCEPVCCTPICCTPICSGSSSCCQQSSCQPSCCQSSCCVPVCCKPVCCTPICSGSSSCCQQSSCQPSCCQPSCCVPVCCKPVCCKPCSSVSLLCRPVCRPACCVPSSSCCASSCQPSCCKPCSSMSLICRPVCSRQACCGLSSGQKSSC, via the exons ATGGCCGCCTCCACCATGTCCGTCTGCTCCGACGCTTGCACCAACTCCTCCTGGCAGGTGGACGACTGCCCAGAGAGCTGCTGTGAGCCTAGCTGCTGTGCCCCCAGCTGCTGCCAGACCAGCTGCTGTGCCCCCAGCTGCTGCCAGACCAGCTGCTGTGTCCCCA CCCCCTGCTTGACCCTCATCTGCACCCCAGTGAGCTGTGGGTCCAGCCCCTGCTGCCAATCTGCCTGCAGCAGCTGCTGCACACCCTCATGCTGCCAGCAATCTAGCTGCCAGCCCTCATGCTGCCAATcttcctgctgt TCCTGCTGTGAGCCCATGTGCTGCGAGCCTTTGTGTTGTGAACCCGTCTGTTGTACACCCATCTGCTGTACCCCCATCTGTTCTGGATCCTCCTCTTGCTGCCAGCAGTCTAGCTGCCAGCCCTCATGCTGTCAATcctcctgctgtgtgcctgtctgcTGCAAGCCCGTCTGCTGCACACCCATCTGCTCTGGATCCTCCTCATGCTGCCAGCAGTCTAGCTGCCAGCCCTCATGCTGCCAGCCatcctgctgtgtgcctgtctgctgcaagcctgtctgctgcaagccctgctccaGCGTGTCCCTGCTCTGCCGCCCTGTGTGCAGACCTGCCTGCTGTGtgcccagctcctcctgctgtgcctcctcctgccagcccagctgctgcaagccctgctccaGCATGTCCCTGATCTGCCGCCCTGTCTGCTCCCGCCAAGCATGTTGTGGCCTCTCCTCGGGCCAGAAGTCCAGCTGCTGA
- the LOC130862119 gene encoding keratin-associated protein 10-4-like isoform X3 codes for MAASTMSVCSDACTNSSWQVDDCPESCCEPSCSASSCCAPAPCLTLICTPVSCGSSPCCQSACSSCCTPSCCQQSSCQPSCCQSSCCVPVCCKPVCCVPICCEADSSSCCQSSCEPSCCTSSPCQQSCCEPMCCEPLCCEPVCCTPICCTPICSGSSSCCQQSSCQPSCCQSSCCVPVCCKPVCCTPICSGSSSCCQQSSCQPSCCQPSCCVPVCCKPVCCKPCSSVSLLCRPVCRPACCVPSSSCCASSCQPSCCKPCSSMSLICRPVCSRQACCGLSSGQKSSC; via the exons ATGGCCGCCTCCACCATGTCCGTCTGCTCCGACGCTTGCACCAACTCCTCCTGGCAGGTGGACGACTGCCCAGAGAGCTGCTGTGAGCCTAGCTGCT CTGCT TCCAGCTGCTGTGCCCCAGCCCCCTGCTTGACCCTCATCTGCACCCCAGTGAGCTGTGGGTCCAGCCCCTGCTGCCAATCTGCCTGCAGCAGCTGCTGCACACCCTCATGCTGCCAGCAATCTAGCTGCCAGCCCTCATGCTGCCAATcttcctgctgtgtgcctgtctgcTGCAAGCCTGTCTGTTGTGTGCCAATCTGCTGTGAAGCTGATTCTTCTTCATGCTGCCAGTCTAGCTGTGAACCCTCTTGCTGTACCTCCTCTCCCTGCCAGCAGTCCTGCTGTGAGCCCATGTGCTGCGAGCCTTTGTGTTGTGAACCCGTCTGTTGTACACCCATCTGCTGTACCCCCATCTGTTCTGGATCCTCCTCTTGCTGCCAGCAGTCTAGCTGCCAGCCCTCATGCTGTCAATcctcctgctgtgtgcctgtctgcTGCAAGCCCGTCTGCTGCACACCCATCTGCTCTGGATCCTCCTCATGCTGCCAGCAGTCTAGCTGCCAGCCCTCATGCTGCCAGCCatcctgctgtgtgcctgtctgctgcaagcctgtctgctgcaagccctgctccaGCGTGTCCCTGCTCTGCCGCCCTGTGTGCAGACCTGCCTGCTGTGtgcccagctcctcctgctgtgcctcctcctgccagcccagctgctgcaagccctgctccaGCATGTCCCTGATCTGCCGCCCTGTCTGCTCCCGCCAAGCATGTTGTGGCCTCTCCTCGGGCCAGAAGTCCAGCTGCTGA
- the LOC130862119 gene encoding keratin-associated protein 10-2-like isoform X5, translating into MAASTMSVCSDACTNSSWQVDDCPESCCEPSCCAPSCCQTSCCAPSCCQTSCCSSCCAPAPCLTLICTPVSCGSSPCCQSACSSCCTPSCCQQSSCQPSCCQSSCCSCCEPMCCEPLCCEPVCCTPICCTPICSGSSSCCQQSSCQPSCCQSSCCVPVCCKPVCCTPICSGSSSCCQQSSCQPSCCQPSCCVPVCCKPVCCKPCSSVSLLCRPVCRPACCVPSSSCCASSCQPSCCKPCSSMSLICRPVCSRQACCGLSSGQKSSC; encoded by the exons ATGGCCGCCTCCACCATGTCCGTCTGCTCCGACGCTTGCACCAACTCCTCCTGGCAGGTGGACGACTGCCCAGAGAGCTGCTGTGAGCCTAGCTGCTGTGCCCCCAGCTGCTGCCAGACCAGCTGCTGTGCCCCCAGCTGCTGCCAGACCAGCTGCTGT TCCAGCTGCTGTGCCCCAGCCCCCTGCTTGACCCTCATCTGCACCCCAGTGAGCTGTGGGTCCAGCCCCTGCTGCCAATCTGCCTGCAGCAGCTGCTGCACACCCTCATGCTGCCAGCAATCTAGCTGCCAGCCCTCATGCTGCCAATcttcctgctgt TCCTGCTGTGAGCCCATGTGCTGCGAGCCTTTGTGTTGTGAACCCGTCTGTTGTACACCCATCTGCTGTACCCCCATCTGTTCTGGATCCTCCTCTTGCTGCCAGCAGTCTAGCTGCCAGCCCTCATGCTGTCAATcctcctgctgtgtgcctgtctgcTGCAAGCCCGTCTGCTGCACACCCATCTGCTCTGGATCCTCCTCATGCTGCCAGCAGTCTAGCTGCCAGCCCTCATGCTGCCAGCCatcctgctgtgtgcctgtctgctgcaagcctgtctgctgcaagccctgctccaGCGTGTCCCTGCTCTGCCGCCCTGTGTGCAGACCTGCCTGCTGTGtgcccagctcctcctgctgtgcctcctcctgccagcccagctgctgcaagccctgctccaGCATGTCCCTGATCTGCCGCCCTGTCTGCTCCCGCCAAGCATGTTGTGGCCTCTCCTCGGGCCAGAAGTCCAGCTGCTGA
- the LOC130862119 gene encoding keratin-associated protein 10-9-like isoform X1: protein MAASTMSVCSDACTNSSWQVDDCPESCCEPSCCAPSCCQTSCCAPSCCQTSCCSSCCAPAPCLTLICTPVSCGSSPCCQSACSSCCTPSCCQQSSCQPSCCQSSCCVPVCCKPVCCVPICCEADSSSCCQSSCEPSCCTSSPCQQSCCEPMCCEPLCCEPVCCTPICCTPICSGSSSCCQQSSCQPSCCQSSCCVPVCCKPVCCTPICSGSSSCCQQSSCQPSCCQPSCCVPVCCKPVCCKPCSSVSLLCRPVCRPACCVPSSSCCASSCQPSCCKPCSSMSLICRPVCSRQACCGLSSGQKSSC from the exons ATGGCCGCCTCCACCATGTCCGTCTGCTCCGACGCTTGCACCAACTCCTCCTGGCAGGTGGACGACTGCCCAGAGAGCTGCTGTGAGCCTAGCTGCTGTGCCCCCAGCTGCTGCCAGACCAGCTGCTGTGCCCCCAGCTGCTGCCAGACCAGCTGCTGT TCCAGCTGCTGTGCCCCAGCCCCCTGCTTGACCCTCATCTGCACCCCAGTGAGCTGTGGGTCCAGCCCCTGCTGCCAATCTGCCTGCAGCAGCTGCTGCACACCCTCATGCTGCCAGCAATCTAGCTGCCAGCCCTCATGCTGCCAATcttcctgctgtgtgcctgtctgcTGCAAGCCTGTCTGTTGTGTGCCAATCTGCTGTGAAGCTGATTCTTCTTCATGCTGCCAGTCTAGCTGTGAACCCTCTTGCTGTACCTCCTCTCCCTGCCAGCAGTCCTGCTGTGAGCCCATGTGCTGCGAGCCTTTGTGTTGTGAACCCGTCTGTTGTACACCCATCTGCTGTACCCCCATCTGTTCTGGATCCTCCTCTTGCTGCCAGCAGTCTAGCTGCCAGCCCTCATGCTGTCAATcctcctgctgtgtgcctgtctgcTGCAAGCCCGTCTGCTGCACACCCATCTGCTCTGGATCCTCCTCATGCTGCCAGCAGTCTAGCTGCCAGCCCTCATGCTGCCAGCCatcctgctgtgtgcctgtctgctgcaagcctgtctgctgcaagccctgctccaGCGTGTCCCTGCTCTGCCGCCCTGTGTGCAGACCTGCCTGCTGTGtgcccagctcctcctgctgtgcctcctcctgccagcccagctgctgcaagccctgctccaGCATGTCCCTGATCTGCCGCCCTGTCTGCTCCCGCCAAGCATGTTGTGGCCTCTCCTCGGGCCAGAAGTCCAGCTGCTGA
- the LOC130862119 gene encoding keratin-associated protein 10-10-like isoform X8, protein MAASTMSVCSDACTNSSWQVDDCPESCCEPSCCAPTPCLTLICTPVSCGSSPCCQSACSSCCTPSCCQQSSCQPSCCQSSCCVPSSCEPSCCTSSPCQQSCCEPMCCEPLCCEPVCCTPICCTPICSGSSSCCQQSSCQPSCCQSSCCVPVCCKPVCCTPICSGSSSCCQQSSCQPSCCQPSCCVPVCCKPVCCKPCSSVSLLCRPVCRPACCVPSSSCCASSCQPSCCKPCSSMSLICRPVCSRQACCGLSSGQKSSC, encoded by the exons ATGGCCGCCTCCACCATGTCCGTCTGCTCCGACGCTTGCACCAACTCCTCCTGGCAGGTGGACGACTGCCCAGAGAGCTGCTGTGAGCCTAGCTGCTGTGCCCCCA CCCCCTGCTTGACCCTCATCTGCACCCCAGTGAGCTGTGGGTCCAGCCCCTGCTGCCAATCTGCCTGCAGCAGCTGCTGCACACCCTCATGCTGCCAGCAATCTAGCTGCCAGCCCTCATGCTGCCAATcttcctgctgtgtgcct TCTAGCTGTGAACCCTCTTGCTGTACCTCCTCTCCCTGCCAGCAGTCCTGCTGTGAGCCCATGTGCTGCGAGCCTTTGTGTTGTGAACCCGTCTGTTGTACACCCATCTGCTGTACCCCCATCTGTTCTGGATCCTCCTCTTGCTGCCAGCAGTCTAGCTGCCAGCCCTCATGCTGTCAATcctcctgctgtgtgcctgtctgcTGCAAGCCCGTCTGCTGCACACCCATCTGCTCTGGATCCTCCTCATGCTGCCAGCAGTCTAGCTGCCAGCCCTCATGCTGCCAGCCatcctgctgtgtgcctgtctgctgcaagcctgtctgctgcaagccctgctccaGCGTGTCCCTGCTCTGCCGCCCTGTGTGCAGACCTGCCTGCTGTGtgcccagctcctcctgctgtgcctcctcctgccagcccagctgctgcaagccctgctccaGCATGTCCCTGATCTGCCGCCCTGTCTGCTCCCGCCAAGCATGTTGTGGCCTCTCCTCGGGCCAGAAGTCCAGCTGCTGA
- the LOC130862119 gene encoding keratin-associated protein 10-3-like isoform X11 translates to MAASTMSVCSDACTNSSWQVDDCPESCCEPSCCASSCCAPAPCLTLICTPVSCGSSPCCQSACSSCCTPSCCQQSSCQPSCCQSSCCVPVCCKPSSCEPSCCTSSPCQQSCCEPMCCEPLCCEPVCCMPVCCKPVCCTPICSGSSSCCQQSSCQPSCCQPSCCVPVCCKPVCCKPCSSVSLLCRPVCRPACCVPSSSCCASSCQPSCCKPCSSMSLICRPVCSRQACCGLSSGQKSSC, encoded by the exons ATGGCCGCCTCCACCATGTCCGTCTGCTCCGACGCTTGCACCAACTCCTCCTGGCAGGTGGACGACTGCCCAGAGAGCTGCTGTGAGCCTAGCTGCTGTGC GTCCAGCTGCTGTGCCCCAGCCCCCTGCTTGACCCTCATCTGCACCCCAGTGAGCTGTGGGTCCAGCCCCTGCTGCCAATCTGCCTGCAGCAGCTGCTGCACACCCTCATGCTGCCAGCAATCTAGCTGCCAGCCCTCATGCTGCCAATcttcctgctgtgtgcctgtctgcTGCAAGCCT TCTAGCTGTGAACCCTCTTGCTGTACCTCCTCTCCCTGCCAGCAGTCCTGCTGTGAGCCCATGTGCTGCGAGCCTTTGTGTTGTGAACCCGTCTGTTGTA tgcctgtctgcTGCAAGCCCGTCTGCTGCACACCCATCTGCTCTGGATCCTCCTCATGCTGCCAGCAGTCTAGCTGCCAGCCCTCATGCTGCCAGCCatcctgctgtgtgcctgtctgctgcaagcctgtctgctgcaagccctgctccaGCGTGTCCCTGCTCTGCCGCCCTGTGTGCAGACCTGCCTGCTGTGtgcccagctcctcctgctgtgcctcctcctgccagcccagctgctgcaagccctgctccaGCATGTCCCTGATCTGCCGCCCTGTCTGCTCCCGCCAAGCATGTTGTGGCCTCTCCTCGGGCCAGAAGTCCAGCTGCTGA
- the LOC130862119 gene encoding keratin-associated protein 10-2-like isoform X9: MAASTMSVCSDACTNSSWQVDDCPESCCEPSCCAPSCCQSSCCVPSCCQSSCCAPAPCLTLICTPVSCGSSPCCQSACSSCCTPSCCQQSSCQPSCCQSSCCVPPLCCEPVCCTPICCTPICSGSSSCCQQSSCQPSCCQSSCCVPVCCKPVCCTPICSGSSSCCQQSSCQPSCCQPSCCVPVCCKPVCCKPCSSVSLLCRPVCRPACCVPSSSCCASSCQPSCCKPCSSMSLICRPVCSRQACCGLSSGQKSSC; the protein is encoded by the exons ATGGCCGCCTCCACCATGTCCGTCTGCTCCGACGCTTGCACCAACTCCTCCTGGCAGGTGGACGACTGCCCAGAGAGCTGCTGTGAGCCTAGCTGCTGTGCCCCCAGCTGCTGCCA ATCCAGCTGCTGTGTCCCCAGCTGCTGCCAGTCCAGCTGCTGTGCCCCAGCCCCCTGCTTGACCCTCATCTGCACCCCAGTGAGCTGTGGGTCCAGCCCCTGCTGCCAATCTGCCTGCAGCAGCTGCTGCACACCCTCATGCTGCCAGCAATCTAGCTGCCAGCCCTCATGCTGCCAATcttcctgctgtgtgcct CCTTTGTGTTGTGAACCCGTCTGTTGTACACCCATCTGCTGTACCCCCATCTGTTCTGGATCCTCCTCTTGCTGCCAGCAGTCTAGCTGCCAGCCCTCATGCTGTCAATcctcctgctgtgtgcctgtctgcTGCAAGCCCGTCTGCTGCACACCCATCTGCTCTGGATCCTCCTCATGCTGCCAGCAGTCTAGCTGCCAGCCCTCATGCTGCCAGCCatcctgctgtgtgcctgtctgctgcaagcctgtctgctgcaagccctgctccaGCGTGTCCCTGCTCTGCCGCCCTGTGTGCAGACCTGCCTGCTGTGtgcccagctcctcctgctgtgcctcctcctgccagcccagctgctgcaagccctgctccaGCATGTCCCTGATCTGCCGCCCTGTCTGCTCCCGCCAAGCATGTTGTGGCCTCTCCTCGGGCCAGAAGTCCAGCTGCTGA